ACTGCCAGGCGTCTTCACCCAGCAGGCGGCCAACGATCTCGCGATCGGAAAAAGAGGTGTAGTTGTAGGGGATCTCACGCAGGCGGGTGCCCGGTGCCGGCGGAATCGCCGCATTCAGTAACTGGCTGGCGAGGGGGGCATTCATGGAGACAGAGGCGGTGGCCCTTAAAAACACATTTTAACGCTAGTGGGGGAGTCCTCCCCCGAAGCGCTAACGCGCTTCCCCCTCCAGGGGGCCGCGCCGGTGGACCGGAGGGGAAGCCTCGCCCCCGAAGCGCTAACGCGCTTCCCCCTCCAGGGGGCGCGCCGGTGGACCGGCAAAGCCGGATCCACGGCGCCCTGATGGCTGCGTTCTTGCGTAAGGTCTGGGGGCTTGTGGACTGGGGAAGTCGGGTCCGCTGCGCCCGATGCACTTGTTTCTTGCGAAGGAAGTGGGGTCGTTCGGCGCTGGCGCTCAGTTTTTTGTCAGCTCAGAACAGCCAAAGCAGGCCGCCGGTCATGGCGAGGTAGCGCAGGAATTTGCCGACGCCCATGTAAAGCACGCAAGGCCAGAATGGCAGGCGCAGCCATCCGGCGACGGCGCAAAGGGGGTCGCCGATGGCCGGGACCCAGGACAGCAACAGCGCCGGCGGGCCCATGCGGTGCAGCCAATCGTGCGCGCGCCGGTGCCAGCGGCCGTGGCCGGCATGCGTGCGGGCCTCGTGGGCGCGGTGCGGGTGCTTTTCCTTCCAGCGTTCGGCGGCGCGCCAGGCGCCCCAGCCCATGGCATAGCTGATCGCGCCGCCAACCGTGTTGCCCGCCGTGGCAACCAGCACGGCCGGCCAGAACATGTCAGGCGCCAGCTTGACGTAACCGAACACCGCCGGCTCGGAGCCGAGCGGCAGCAGGGTGGCGGAGATCAAACTGACGATGAAGATCGCGCTCAGGCCCACATTGGGCAGGGCCAGCGCGCCCAACAGCCAGTTCACGGCGGACATCAAGGCGGCTTCCATGGCGCGCAGTGTAGCTGTCCGCCGGGGCTGAAGCGTACATGCGCGGAGCAACGATGGGCAGCGGTCCAACGTCCCTGCAACGCGCGCGCTGTAGCCGATGCGCCGTCGTGGACATTCCGGGCTGGCTGTAGAAACGTTCCGCCTCTTCGAGACGCCGCCGCCGACCGCATCGCGGGACAGCAATAGAGCGGCCCGGCAACGCGCAACGTTTCTGGAAAGGGCTGGCCGGCTTGGGGAAAAGCGGCGGAAACCGGCGCCGGGCGTCGCCGGCCGCTGTGGTAATCTGCCCGACGCTTGTCAACCCCCTGCCCCGCAGTCCATGTCAACCGACTACCTGAAACGCATCCTGACCTCGAAAGTCTACGACGTCGCCGTCGAGTCGCCGCTGGAACCCGCCACACTGCTGTCCCAGCGAATTTCGAACACGGTGCTGCTCAAGCGGGAAGACGCCCAGCCGGTTTTCAGCTTCAAGCTGCGCGGGGCCTACAACAAGATGGCCAACATGCCGCCGGCGGCGCTGGCGCGCGGCGTCATCGCGGCGTCGGCCGGCAATCATGCGCAGGGCGTGGCCCTGTCGGCCCGCAAGCTGGGCTGCCGCGCCGTGATCGTCATGCCCACGACCACGCCGGAGGTCAAGATTGACGCGGTGCGCCGCCTGGGCGGCGAAGTGGTGCTGGCCGGCGAAAGCTTTTCCGACGCCTATGCGCATGCCAAGGAGCTGGAGAAAAAGCAGAAGCTGACCTTCGTGCATCCCTTCGACGACCCGGACGTGATCGCCGGACAGGGCACCGTGGGCATGGAGATCCTGCGCCAGCATCCCGGCCCGCTGGATGCGGTCTTCGTCGCCATCGGCGGCGGCGGACTGATCGCCGGCGTGGCAACGTACATCAAGCAGTTGCGGCCGGAAGTGCGCATCATCGGCGTGCAGACCGAGGACTCCGACGCCATGCTGCGCAGCGTGCGCGCCGGGCGGCGCGTGGTGCTGAACGACGTCGGCCTGTTTTCGGACGGCACGGCGGTCAAACAGGTGGGCGCGGAGACCTTCAAACTGGTGCGCCAGTACGTGGACGACTTCGTGGTGGTCGATACGGACGCCATCTGCGCAGCCATCAAGGACGTGTTCCAGGATACGCGCAGCGTGCTCGAGCCGGCCGGCGCCATGGCCGTGGCCGGCGCCAAGCAGTACCTCGCGCAGCAGAAATGGAAGAACAAGACCGTCGCGGCGATCGCCTGCGGCGCGAATATGAATTTCGACCGGCTGCGCTTCGTCGCCGAGCGCGCCGAAGTCGGCGAGATGCGGGAAGCGGTATTCGTCGTCTCCATGCCGGAACAGCGCGGCAGCTTCCGCAAGTTCTGCGAGCTCGTGGGCAACCGCAACGTGACCGAGTTCAACTACCGGATATCCGACGCCGTGCGCGCCCACGTGTTCGTGGGCATCCAGGTGTCCTCGCCCGCCGAGCCTGAAAAGCTCGCCGCCAACTTCCGCCGCCACGGCTTCGATACGTTGGACCTGACCCACGACGAAATGGCCAAGACCCATCTGCGCCACATGGTGGGCGGCCGCTCCGCGCTGGCGCACGACGAATTGCTGTATCGCTTCGAGTTTCCGGAACGGCCGGGCGCGCTCATGCGCTTCCTGAGCACCATGAACCCCAGCTGGAATATCAGCCTGTTCCATTACCGCAACCAGGGCGCCGACTACGGCCGCATCCTGGTCGGGATACAGGTGCCGCCCTCCGACAAAAAGGCCTTCAAGGCCTTCATCGCCGAGCTGGCCTACCCCTGCTGGAACGAAACCGACAACCCGGCGTACAAGCTGATACTCTGACCCGGCCCGCTGCCGCGACATGCCAAGGGAACACGCCTCATGGACGTCCAGCTCAATGACATCGCGTTGTTCGTGGAAGTGGCCAAGCGGAAGAACTTCAGCCACGCGGCCGAGGCTCTGAACATCCCGGCGGCCACGCTGTCGCGCCGCGTTACCGAACTGGAGCGGCGCGTGGGGATGCAGCTGCTCACGCGGACGACGCGCCGCATCGAATTGACGGAAGCTGGCGCTCTTTACTTCGAGCGCTGCCGGCACATCATCGAGGAAGCGCGGGTCGCCCACGAGCAATTGCACGATATGGCGGCGCAACCCAAAGGCCGCCTGCGCATCTCGCTGACGGCCAGCCTGGCGCAGCTGGTTCTGCCGCTCGTGATGCGCGAGTTCACCGAGCAGTATCCCGACATCGAATGCGAGTTCGACGTCAGCGGCCGGCCGGTGGACCCCATCAGCAACCCCTTCGACCTGGTGCTGCGCTTTGGCCAACAGCCCGACTCCAGCCTGATCTCGCGCCAGATCATGGTGATGTCGCACCAGCTGTACGCCTCGCACGACTATCTGGCGCGCCACGGCGAGCCGCTCACGCCGATCGACCTCAGCCACCACGATTGCCTGCGCTTTCCCAGCGGCGAAGGCGGTTCTTTCTGGATGCTGCATTCCGGCGAACGCGTGGTGCGGGTGCAAGTCTTCGGCCGCCTCATCGCGAACAATATGGGCATGCTGGCGCGGCTGGCCGCGCGCGGAATGGGCGTGGTGCCGCTTCCGGTCTTCCATACCATGGAAAAAGCCATCGAGCGCATTGGCCTGGTACGGGTGCTGCCCGACTGGCACCTGACGCCGATGCCGCTGTTCGCGCTGCTGCCATCGCGCGCCATCCCCGCCAAGACGCGGGCCTTCCTGGATTTCATCCAGCCGCGGCTGAACGAGCGCCGCTGACCCGGAGCCGGGCCGCGGCGCCCGGAACGCCGCTGGACCGATAGCGCGCCGCACTGCGCTTGGATCGCGCAGGACCGGCGGCCGCCGCCTTCCTTTCATCATTCATCGCCGCCGTTTCAGGCAGGCTCGCCCGCGCGCACCCGGATGCCGGTGCGGCATTCCGGCCCCAGGGCCCCAACCTCCGCGGCCGCGCTTGACTCAAATTTTCATGATGGTGAAAATAGATTCACATATGAGAAATCGGAGACAAGCATGGCAGCATCCAATCCGCCCTGGCTCATCAGGGAAGCCGACGTTCCCGGCTACCACCCCGCGAACCATCTTGGCACGACCAACCGCCGGCTGATCGGGCGGGAGAACGTCGGGGCGGCCAATGTGGAGGTCGTGCTGGGGGTGATCGAAAAGGGCAAAGGGGCGCTGCCCCATGCGCATCCGGGCATCGAACAGGTGTGCTACCTGATCGCCGGGACCGCGCGCGCCGAAGTCGATGGCGTCGCCGCCGACATGGGGCCGGGCGACTGCTGCTATTTCCCGCCCGATATCCCGCATGTGTTCACGGTGACCAGCGAAGAGCCGGCGCGGCTGCTGGTCATCTACAGCCCGCCTTACGAAGAGCGGCCGGATCGCGTAATCCGCTGACCCGGCCGCCGGATAACGGCGAAACGCAATACGTCCGGCGCAGCGCAGCAGCCTGTGCGCCGGACCCGCCGCCGGCGGCAGCGCGCGGCGCCGGTCCGCCGGCGCGGCAAACGCCCGGCCACTGCCCCATACGGGCATCACAACGACAAAAGGAGACAAACCCATGAATCGCTTTGCGCGCCTATCGCGTCATGCAGCCGCCGCCGCGGTCCTGTTCGCCGCCGCCGGCCTGACCGGGCCCGGCCCCGCCCGGGCGGCCTACCCCGAGCGGCCCATCACCCTGGTGGTGCCCTTCCCCGCCGGTTCCGGCACCGACGCGGTCGGCCGCATCTTCGCCGCCGAATTGGGCCGCATCCTGAATGGGCAGGTGGTCGTGGAAAACAAGCCGGGCGGCAACGCCACCATCGCCGCCTCCTACGTGGCGCGCGCCAAACCGGACGGCTACACGCTGTTCGTCACGACGAACACCTCGCACTCGGCGGCGCCATACCTGATGAAGAACGTGCCGTACGATCCCGTGAAGGATTTCACCCCCATCGCGCGGGGCGGCAACCTTCCGTTCATCCTGGTCGTGAATCCCAAGCTGCCCGTAAAGTCGGTGCAGGAACTGGTCGCCTACGCCAAGGCGCACCCGGGCAAGCTGACCTACGCCAGCGGCAACAGCACCGGCATCGTTGCCGGCGCCACGCTGGCCCGCCGCGCGGGCATCGATATCGTGCATATCCCCTACAAGGGCACGCCCCAGGCCATCACCGACGTGGTGGGTGGCCAGGTCGACATGATGTTCACGGACGTGGCGTCCGGCCTG
The sequence above is a segment of the Bordetella genomosp. 9 genome. Coding sequences within it:
- a CDS encoding YqaA family protein, producing MEAALMSAVNWLLGALALPNVGLSAIFIVSLISATLLPLGSEPAVFGYVKLAPDMFWPAVLVATAGNTVGGAISYAMGWGAWRAAERWKEKHPHRAHEARTHAGHGRWHRRAHDWLHRMGPPALLLSWVPAIGDPLCAVAGWLRLPFWPCVLYMGVGKFLRYLAMTGGLLWLF
- the ilvA gene encoding threonine ammonia-lyase, biosynthetic, which codes for MSTDYLKRILTSKVYDVAVESPLEPATLLSQRISNTVLLKREDAQPVFSFKLRGAYNKMANMPPAALARGVIAASAGNHAQGVALSARKLGCRAVIVMPTTTPEVKIDAVRRLGGEVVLAGESFSDAYAHAKELEKKQKLTFVHPFDDPDVIAGQGTVGMEILRQHPGPLDAVFVAIGGGGLIAGVATYIKQLRPEVRIIGVQTEDSDAMLRSVRAGRRVVLNDVGLFSDGTAVKQVGAETFKLVRQYVDDFVVVDTDAICAAIKDVFQDTRSVLEPAGAMAVAGAKQYLAQQKWKNKTVAAIACGANMNFDRLRFVAERAEVGEMREAVFVVSMPEQRGSFRKFCELVGNRNVTEFNYRISDAVRAHVFVGIQVSSPAEPEKLAANFRRHGFDTLDLTHDEMAKTHLRHMVGGRSALAHDELLYRFEFPERPGALMRFLSTMNPSWNISLFHYRNQGADYGRILVGIQVPPSDKKAFKAFIAELAYPCWNETDNPAYKLIL
- a CDS encoding LysR family transcriptional regulator: MDVQLNDIALFVEVAKRKNFSHAAEALNIPAATLSRRVTELERRVGMQLLTRTTRRIELTEAGALYFERCRHIIEEARVAHEQLHDMAAQPKGRLRISLTASLAQLVLPLVMREFTEQYPDIECEFDVSGRPVDPISNPFDLVLRFGQQPDSSLISRQIMVMSHQLYASHDYLARHGEPLTPIDLSHHDCLRFPSGEGGSFWMLHSGERVVRVQVFGRLIANNMGMLARLAARGMGVVPLPVFHTMEKAIERIGLVRVLPDWHLTPMPLFALLPSRAIPAKTRAFLDFIQPRLNERR
- a CDS encoding cupin domain-containing protein; its protein translation is MAASNPPWLIREADVPGYHPANHLGTTNRRLIGRENVGAANVEVVLGVIEKGKGALPHAHPGIEQVCYLIAGTARAEVDGVAADMGPGDCCYFPPDIPHVFTVTSEEPARLLVIYSPPYEERPDRVIR
- a CDS encoding Bug family tripartite tricarboxylate transporter substrate binding protein, with the protein product MNRFARLSRHAAAAAVLFAAAGLTGPGPARAAYPERPITLVVPFPAGSGTDAVGRIFAAELGRILNGQVVVENKPGGNATIAASYVARAKPDGYTLFVTTNTSHSAAPYLMKNVPYDPVKDFTPIARGGNLPFILVVNPKLPVKSVQELVAYAKAHPGKLTYASGNSTGIVAGATLARRAGIDIVHIPYKGTPQAITDVVGGQVDMMFTDVASGLPFVQSGKMRALAVSTAARSSVVPDIPSMEDAGIADFDINSWNGYFGPAGMPPEIVKTLNAAINKIVAEPEVRKQLAVLGFDAFSGTPEDFAAFVSQQLTLWGKLIRDAGIEQQ